The following are encoded in a window of Algiphilus aromaticivorans DG1253 genomic DNA:
- a CDS encoding alpha/beta fold hydrolase, whose translation MPRFATLLLALGIGAAHAGDAPDYPYPVERFAFDSQRQSLEMAYMDVQPEAEPRGTFVLLHGKNFNGAYWHQTIDFLVDSGYRVIVPDQIGFGRSSLPERYQYSFDQLAANTRVLLDQLDVERARVMGHSMGGMLATRFALRYPDFTEVLLLLNPIGLEDWRAMGVPFVPIDQIYRAERAKDFDAIKAYQKASYYDGQWHDVYTPWARMLAAQYEGEDGERFAWNMALTADMILSQPVIYELEQLEVPTVLMIGQRDRTAIGRDLVDNKLAEAMGDYPSLGRRAAARIPEARHIAFDGIGHLPHIEAPQRYLQALESVLD comes from the coding sequence ATGCCCCGTTTCGCAACCCTGCTTCTGGCGCTCGGGATCGGCGCCGCCCACGCCGGCGATGCGCCGGATTACCCCTATCCCGTCGAGCGCTTCGCCTTCGACAGCCAGCGGCAATCGCTGGAAATGGCCTACATGGATGTGCAGCCGGAGGCCGAGCCGCGCGGCACCTTCGTGCTGCTGCACGGCAAGAACTTCAACGGCGCCTATTGGCACCAGACCATCGACTTTCTGGTCGACTCCGGCTATCGGGTGATCGTCCCCGATCAGATCGGCTTCGGGCGCTCGTCGCTTCCCGAGCGCTACCAGTACAGCTTCGACCAACTCGCAGCCAACACGCGCGTGCTTCTCGATCAGCTGGATGTCGAGCGCGCTCGCGTGATGGGACATTCCATGGGCGGCATGCTCGCCACCCGCTTCGCGCTGCGCTATCCCGATTTCACCGAGGTGCTACTGCTGCTGAATCCGATCGGCCTGGAAGACTGGCGCGCCATGGGCGTGCCTTTCGTGCCCATCGACCAGATCTACCGGGCCGAGCGCGCCAAGGATTTTGATGCCATCAAGGCCTATCAGAAGGCTAGCTACTACGACGGTCAGTGGCACGACGTCTACACGCCCTGGGCACGCATGCTGGCCGCACAGTATGAAGGCGAGGATGGCGAGCGCTTCGCCTGGAACATGGCGCTGACCGCGGACATGATCCTGTCACAGCCAGTGATCTACGAGCTTGAGCAACTGGAGGTGCCGACCGTGCTGATGATCGGCCAGCGCGACCGCACCGCCATCGGCCGTGATCTGGTCGACAACAAGCTGGCCGAGGCGATGGGCGACTACCCTTCCCTCGGCCGTCGCGCCGCCGCGCGCATTCCCGAGGCTCGGCACATCGCCTTCGACGGCATCGGTCATCTGCCGCACATCGAGGCGCCGCAGCGCTATCTGCAAGCGCTGGAGAGCGTGCTCGACTGA